The following are from one region of the Streptomyces rubrogriseus genome:
- a CDS encoding RlpA-like double-psi beta-barrel domain-containing protein — translation MSRRRTLGTQKKIALLVCAAAVAGGGAFLAANASNAAQTAPEARTKAAQDPGVCQGLATALGNNQRFIEGQRADPDAQSQARIENREAVVAEIERKQAASGCAVGESAQDPQAAQPPQSGQDTGDQAGNQAGDQAGGAAQAGEQVCAGSTVTLSGEGGAPAASSNQFPVGTKLRVTNLDNDKSTTVEVNSVSGSCALLNNAAFEQVREEGKFLIRRALIEKVG, via the coding sequence ATGTCGCGCAGGAGAACTCTCGGTACGCAGAAGAAGATCGCGCTGCTGGTCTGCGCCGCCGCGGTGGCCGGTGGCGGCGCCTTCCTCGCGGCGAACGCGTCGAACGCCGCGCAGACCGCCCCGGAGGCGCGGACCAAGGCGGCCCAGGACCCGGGCGTCTGCCAGGGCCTGGCCACCGCGCTCGGCAACAACCAGCGGTTCATCGAGGGCCAGCGGGCCGATCCCGACGCGCAGTCGCAGGCCCGGATCGAGAACCGCGAGGCCGTCGTCGCGGAGATCGAGCGCAAGCAGGCGGCGTCCGGGTGCGCGGTCGGGGAGTCGGCTCAGGACCCCCAGGCCGCGCAGCCGCCGCAGTCCGGGCAGGACACCGGTGACCAGGCCGGAAACCAGGCCGGTGACCAGGCCGGAGGCGCCGCGCAGGCCGGCGAGCAGGTCTGCGCCGGTTCCACCGTCACCCTCTCCGGCGAGGGCGGCGCGCCCGCCGCCTCCAGCAACCAGTTCCCGGTGGGCACCAAGCTCAGGGTGACCAACCTCGACAACGACAAGTCCACGACCGTGGAGGTGAACTCGGTCTCGGGAAGCTGTGCCCTGCTCAACAACGCGGCCTTCGAACAGGTCCGGGAGGAGGGCAAGTTCCTGATCCGGCGGGCGCTGATCGAGAAGGTCGGCTGA